From one Enterococcus sp. DIV2402 genomic stretch:
- a CDS encoding PTS fructose transporter subunit IIB — translation MKIVGVAACTVGIAHTYIAQEKLENAAKKAGHEMAVETQGTIGVENELTPEQIAAADIVILAVDVKISGRERFDGKRIIQVPTEVAVKSPSKLIEKAVEVVEQSV, via the coding sequence ATGAAAATAGTAGGCGTTGCTGCATGTACAGTTGGAATTGCCCATACGTATATTGCACAAGAAAAATTAGAAAATGCAGCGAAAAAAGCGGGACATGAAATGGCTGTAGAAACACAAGGAACGATTGGTGTTGAGAATGAACTAACACCTGAACAAATTGCCGCTGCAGACATCGTCATTCTAGCTGTGGATGTAAAAATTTCAGGACGTGAACGTTTTGATGGAAAACGGATTATTCAAGTGCCAACAGAAGTGGCTGTCAAATCACCTAGTAAATTAATTGAAAAAGCTGTCGAAGTTGTTGAACAAAGTGTATAG
- a CDS encoding PTS sugar transporter subunit IIA, translated as MDTNLYRQVFFNSPLQNKEEVYHFISKEICPADSSVQYEIMKQLKEREAVGSMQISEHVLLPHIESEFVETSKIVFIRLAEPILFWDLKTTDIQLLIVILLKKNEVNEVKKQLASFTRTLADEEYLDNLLVSDENEFKRKVKL; from the coding sequence ATGGACACTAATTTATATCGTCAAGTTTTTTTTAATAGTCCGTTACAAAATAAAGAAGAAGTGTATCACTTTATTTCAAAGGAAATATGTCCTGCCGATAGTTCAGTGCAATACGAAATAATGAAACAATTAAAAGAACGAGAAGCTGTAGGGAGTATGCAAATTTCTGAACACGTCCTTTTGCCACATATCGAAAGTGAATTTGTTGAGACGAGTAAAATAGTATTCATTCGTTTAGCTGAACCTATTTTATTTTGGGACCTAAAAACCACAGATATCCAACTATTAATCGTTATTCTATTGAAAAAAAATGAAGTAAATGAAGTAAAGAAACAATTAGCTTCATTTACTAGAACACTAGCAGATGAGGAATATCTTGATAATTTATTGGTAAGCGATGAAAACGAATTTAAAAGGAAAGTAAAATTATAG
- a CDS encoding PRD domain-containing protein, with translation MSSKNNREQQLLLFLSKKQEYVTADSLARVLDLSQKTIYRLIKKINETYQEGPLIVSEKGKGYRLDYEKYINYQRRSRNTLDNFSPNERRKHVMEQLLLSSPTPINIRQLFEKYFVGDSVIFRDEQIMSEELKKYDLILERKNRTLTILGKEVNIRKAIKDSIEILNIIDLDDLKHNQELNFNKYDVLFVLDQIRGIEKKLDITIPYPYNINIFSHLYILLNRARKGSSQLANDEISQEELRRMEENEILYSVAKSSVNNIEKYLNIILPDIESYFIYQYLVSSRMQGNFTRSTTFSIEVIQVTKLYIEEMSSRLGIEIENETIFVDLANHIKPMLNRLEHKIRIKNSLLGQIKATYEQIFAYVQEVSYLVSQTFDLPIINDDENGFITLYFAKFIELSQNQQPIKTLIMCTTGIGTSELLRAKVAKKFPELEIIDVIASRNAKNFKDKYADIELILSTIAISEEIAIDYLLVSAMFTMDDQKRVQGKIEEIYYGH, from the coding sequence GTGAGTTCAAAAAATAATCGTGAACAACAACTGTTGCTGTTTCTTTCAAAAAAACAAGAGTATGTTACAGCTGATAGTCTTGCAAGAGTTCTTGATCTTTCACAAAAAACGATTTATCGCTTGATAAAAAAGATTAATGAAACCTATCAAGAAGGACCATTAATTGTATCTGAAAAAGGAAAGGGGTATAGGCTAGACTACGAAAAATATATCAATTACCAAAGAAGAAGCAGAAATACACTAGACAACTTTTCACCGAATGAACGACGGAAACATGTGATGGAACAATTGTTACTTTCATCACCAACACCAATTAATATTCGCCAACTATTCGAAAAATACTTTGTAGGAGATTCCGTTATTTTTAGAGATGAACAAATAATGAGCGAAGAACTTAAAAAGTATGATTTGATTTTAGAAAGAAAAAATAGAACATTAACTATTTTAGGAAAAGAAGTAAATATTCGTAAGGCAATTAAAGATAGCATTGAAATTCTTAATATTATTGATTTAGATGATTTAAAACATAATCAAGAGTTGAATTTTAACAAATATGACGTTTTGTTTGTTTTAGATCAAATACGAGGCATTGAGAAAAAATTGGATATTACAATTCCCTATCCATACAACATCAATATTTTTTCACATCTCTATATTTTGTTAAATCGGGCAAGAAAAGGCTCTTCTCAACTAGCTAATGATGAGATTTCCCAAGAAGAACTTAGAAGAATGGAAGAAAATGAAATTTTGTATAGTGTTGCAAAAAGTAGCGTCAATAATATCGAAAAGTACTTAAATATCATTTTACCAGATATTGAAAGCTACTTTATTTATCAGTATTTAGTTTCTTCTAGGATGCAAGGGAATTTTACAAGATCAACCACATTTTCTATAGAAGTTATTCAAGTAACTAAACTTTATATTGAAGAAATGAGCAGTAGATTAGGGATTGAAATTGAAAATGAAACTATTTTTGTCGATCTTGCGAATCATATTAAACCAATGCTAAATCGATTGGAACACAAAATTAGAATAAAAAATAGTCTTTTGGGACAAATTAAGGCAACTTATGAGCAAATATTCGCTTATGTTCAAGAAGTTTCTTATCTAGTAAGTCAAACGTTTGATTTACCTATCATAAATGATGATGAAAATGGCTTCATTACATTGTATTTTGCAAAATTTATCGAATTAAGTCAAAATCAGCAACCAATAAAAACATTAATTATGTGTACAACAGGTATCGGCACCTCTGAATTATTGCGCGCCAAGGTTGCTAAAAAATTTCCAGAGCTAGAAATTATTGATGTTATTGCATCTCGAAATGCTAAAAATTTCAAAGATAAATATGCAGATATTGAATTAATTTTAAGCACGATTGCCATTTCTGAAGAAATAGCTATTGATTATTTATTGGTAAGCGCCATGTTTACGATGGATGATCAAAAGCGAGTGCAAGGAAAGATTGAGGAGATATATTATGGACACTAA
- a CDS encoding PTS fructose transporter subunit IIB, translated as MKIVGVAACTVGIAHTYIAQEKLENAAKKAGHEMAVETQGTIGVENELTPEQIAAADIVILAVDVKISGRERFDGKRIIQVPTEVAVKSPSKLIEKAVEVVNQK; from the coding sequence ATGAAAATAGTAGGGGTTGCTGCATGTACAGTTGGAATTGCCCATACGTATATTGCACAAGAAAAATTAGAAAATGCAGCGAAAAAAGCGGGACATGAAATGGCTGTAGAAACACAAGGAACGATTGGTGTTGAGAATGAACTAACACCTGAACAAATTGCCGCTGCAGACATCGTCATTCTAGCTGTGGATGTAAAAATTTCAGGACGTGAACGTTTTGATGGAAAACGAATTATTCAAGTACCAACAGAAGTGGCTGTCAAATCACCTAGTAAATTAATTGAAAAAGCTGTCGAAGTTGTGAATCAAAAATAA
- a CDS encoding PTS sugar transporter subunit IIA: MEVKEIIDLKTVKTHMQAKSKDEALTELANLLLESGYITDIPSFIKDIYAREAEGQTGIGNYIAIPHGKSAAVKKIGVAIGINDTEIPWETLDGKGVKGIILFAVGNDNDGAQNHLKLLSLFARKLGNDEVVENLLQAKTAAEVKAAFGN, from the coding sequence ATGGAAGTAAAAGAAATTATTGATTTAAAAACCGTAAAAACACATATGCAGGCTAAAAGTAAGGATGAAGCGTTAACGGAATTAGCTAATCTTTTATTAGAGAGTGGATATATTACTGATATTCCTAGTTTTATTAAAGATATTTATGCACGCGAAGCAGAAGGACAAACAGGTATTGGAAATTACATTGCGATTCCTCATGGTAAAAGCGCGGCTGTTAAAAAGATTGGCGTTGCGATTGGTATTAATGACACAGAAATCCCATGGGAAACTTTGGATGGCAAAGGTGTTAAAGGAATTATTTTATTTGCTGTAGGAAATGACAACGATGGGGCTCAAAATCATTTGAAATTGTTATCTTTATTTGCACGAAAATTAGGTAATGATGAAGTGGTCGAAAATCTATTGCAGGCAAAAACAGCAGCAGAAGTAAAAGCAGCTTTTGGTAATTAA